The following is a genomic window from Nicotiana tabacum cultivar K326 chromosome 3, ASM71507v2, whole genome shotgun sequence.
CCCTGAACTAAATCGCTAAGTTCTTTCTGCAGCTGATAAAGCAAAGCTCCATTGCTTTGACCAAATCTATCTTCCAACTCCTTCCAGATCTCCTTAACAGTCTTAGAATAAAGAACACTCTCAGCAATCTGCTTTGAAAGAGAGTTAAGTAGCCATGATATTACCATATCATTGTATCGATTCCATGCCTTGAAAGAGGCCGAATCTGCAGGTGGCTCAGTGATTGTTGCATCTATGAAACCAACCTTATTTTTAACTGAGAGCGCTATGAGAACTGCCCTACGCCATCCTCCATATCCTTTTCCATCAAAGATGGAATTGGCAAGAATCATCTCAGGTGAATCTGAAGGATGAAGGTGAAAGGGATGAGAGCTATCATTTGTGATAGTGATTTGAGGGGATTGGATTGTGGAAGGACTTCCAGTAGGCAGTGTAACAGAGGGATCGTCAGTGACCGCCATTGAAGAAGGCCAAGAAAAACTTGAGCAAGAAGATGGGACCTAGACcttagggctctgataccatatcaGAAACGAGAGTGAAATGAGAACTTTCTTCTTGTATTTTATTCATCTTGTGTACAACTATTTATACAGAGCAAATGGAATAAAAATCTATTATGCTAGGTACAAGTGTCCAACTACTATTTGTCTATATGTAAGAAAGAATATAAAAGAATTAATATGTACACACTTTACCTATACACTCCACATGGTAAAAGAAGCTTCGAGATTTTCCATATTCTTTTTCAACTGTTACTCAAATGAACGGCCCATATGTGTTCTCTATTGAAAACAAATGAACGGACAAGATTAACCTTggtcttttgaagataaagtGGTCGGTCTTTGGACATATCGACTTTGAGTTGAGTCATCTTCTTTACCAAAATTCTCTGTACAACTCTGGTGAGATTGGGAGAAAAAATCGACGCCAATTATAAGCATCAAACGTGTCATGTTAGAATGTTTACTTTTGGTCCTACGTT
Proteins encoded in this region:
- the LOC107763822 gene encoding uncharacterized protein LOC107763822, producing the protein MAVTDDPSVTLPTGSPSTIQSPQITITNDSSHPFHLHPSDSPEMILANSIFDGKGYGGWRRAVLIALSVKNKVGFIDATITEPPADSASFKAWNRYNDMVISWLLNSLSKQIAESVLYSKTVKEIWKELEDRFGQSNGALLYQLQKELSDLVQGSSDIAGYYTKFKKIWDELDSFDTCTYCSCECSCGRKSRFVRSRHDGRFIQFLMGLNDAYSGSEKQYSHDHTPS